One window of Bos javanicus breed banteng chromosome 1, ARS-OSU_banteng_1.0, whole genome shotgun sequence genomic DNA carries:
- the LOC133245619 gene encoding olfactory receptor 5K1-like, with amino-acid sequence MAENNCSLATEFILIGFTEHPDLRILLFLVFFIIFLITMVGNLGLVALIVTEQCLHTPMYIFLGNLALMDSCCSCAITPKMLENFFSKDKMISLYECMVQFYFLCLAESADSFLLAAMACDRFVAICKPLQYHIMMSQKLCIQMTTGAYVAGNLHSMIHVGFLFRLTFRGSHQINHFFCDVLPLYRLSCVDPYINELMIFIFGGSVQIFTITIVIISYLYIIFTIFKMKSKEGRKKALSTCASHFLSVSIFYGSLLFTYIRPNSVNEEDKDLPVAIFYTLVIPLLNPFIYSLRNKEVINVMKKIMNIS; translated from the coding sequence ATGGCTGAGAATAACTGCTCCTTGGCAACTGAATTTATCCTCATAGGATTTACAGAACACCCAGATCTGAGGATTCTTCTGTTTCTGGTGTTCTTTATCATCTTTCTGATCACCATGGTGGGGAATCTTGGTCTCGTGGCATTGATAGTAACAGAGCAATGTCTTCATACACCAATGTACATCTTCTTGGGTAATCTTGCTCTGATGGATTCCTGTTGTTCCTGTGCCATCACCCCCAAAATGTTGGAGAACTTCTTTTCTAAGGACAAGATGATTTCTCTCTATGAATGCATggtacaattttattttctctgtcttgCTGAAAGTGCAGACTCCTTTCTCCTGGCAGCAATGGCTTGTGATCGCtttgtggccatctgcaaaccactGCAGTACCACATCATGATGTCAcagaaactctgcattcagatgaccACAGGGGCATACGTAGCTGGAAACCTGCATTCCATGATTCACGTAGGGTTTCTGTTTAGGTTAACTTTCCGTGGGTCTCATCAAATCAATCACTTTTTTTGTGATGTTCTTCCATTATACAGACTCTCCTGTGTGGACCCTTATATCAATGAAttaatgatatttatctttggAGGATCAGTTCAAATATTCACTATTACCATAGTAATAATTTCTTACCTTTATATCATTTTCACAATTTTCAAGATGAAAtctaaagaaggaagaaagaaagctttATCTACTTGTGCATCCCACTTTCTCTCTGTTTCAATATTCTATGGTTCTCTTCTCTTCACGTACATTCGACCAAATTCAGTTAATGAAGAAGACAAAGATTTACCTGTTGCTATTTTTTATACTCTAGTGATTCCTTTATTAAACCCTTTTATTTATAGTTTAAGAAATAAGGAAGTAATAAatgttatgaaaaaaattatgaacATATCATAA